One genomic region from Populus nigra chromosome 8, ddPopNigr1.1, whole genome shotgun sequence encodes:
- the LOC133700837 gene encoding dynamin-related protein 4C-like, with the protein MSLECSVSEEMSNSSENQVESLPQSIEEKHQELGVSHVPIVSSFNERIRPLLDAVDKLRHLQVMKEGIQLPTIVVVGDQSSGKSSVLESLAGISLPRGQGICTRVPLIMRLQHHTAPEPELSLEFNGKTVPTSEAKIANAISLATDEIAGNAKGISNTPLTLVVKKNGVPDLTMVDLPGITRVPVHGQPENIYEQIADIIMEYIRPEESIILNVLSATIDFTTCESIRMSQKVDKNGERTLAVVTKADRAPEGLLEKVTADDVNIGLGYVCVRNRIGDESYKEARKEEADLFETHPLLSKIDKSIVGIPVLAQKLVQIQATIIARCLPEIVRKINEKLNASVSELNRMPKTLSSVGEALTTFMSIVGSAKESLNKIIVRGEYDEYLEDKNMHCTTRLVEMLNQYSGELHNCSENDLTGNFLMDEIQVLEEAKGIELPNFLPRTTFLSILQKKVEKVSHIPVAFVEKVWTYIEGVVISVLMHHSENYHQLQLSTRRAGHNLIARMKEHSRNWVTEIVQMEKLTDYTSNPEYMNDWNKLMAQQHDFTRDVLENGYVATFKIEGLGVVPIAGLRGYEQHVLLQAFDLKMRMTAYWKIVLRRLVDFMALHLQFCARNLVNKEMEEEIVQELVGRHDGAIERMLEESPAVAAKREKLNVSIKLLRESNNVLANIMDKIASNV; encoded by the coding sequence ATGAGTTTAGAGTGTTCAGTGAGTGAAGAAATGTCGAATAGCTCGGAAAACCAAGTGGAATCACTTCCACAGAGCATTGAAGAAAAGCATCAGGAGCTGGGAGTCAGCCATGTCCCCATCGTATCATCATTCAATGAACGTATTCGACCTCTACTTGATGCAGTTGACAAGCTGAGGCATCTCCAGGTCATGAAAGAAGGCATACAACTCCCCaccattgttgttgttggtgatCAATCTTCAGGGAAATCTAGTGTTCTTGAATCACTAGCTGGTATCAGCCTCCCTCGTGGCCAGGGCATCTGCACCAGAGTACCTCTCATAATGAGGTTGCAACATCACACAGCTCCAGAACCAGAGCTTTCCTTGGAGTTCAATGGCAAAACAGTACCTACCAGTGAAGCCAAAATCGCCAATGCCATAAGTCTTGCCACTGATGAGATTGCAGGCAATGCTAAGGGCATATCAAACACGCCATTGACTTTGGTAGTGAAAAAGAATGGCGTTCCGGACCTTACAATGGTTGATCTCCCTGGAATCACTAGAGTTCCTGTCCACGGTCAGCCTGAAAACATCTATGAGCAGATAGCGGATATCATTATGGAGTACATAAGGCCTGAAGAGAGTATTATCCTTAATGTTTTGTCTGCAACTATTGATTTTACCACTTGTGAATCTATTAGGATGTCACAGAAAGTGGATAAGAATGGTGAGAGGACTCTCGCCGTGGTCACCAAAGCAGACAGAGCTCCAGAAGGACTGCTTGAGAAGGTTACGGCCGATGATGTGAATATAGGTCTGGGTTATGTCTGTGTGAGAAATCGTATTGGTGATGAATCTTACAAGGAAGCACGCAAGGAAGAAGCTGACTTGTTTGAAACTCATCCTCTTCTATCCAAGATTGATAAATCCATTGTGGGCATCCCAGTTTTGGCtcaaaaactggttcaaattCAAGCAACTATTATAGCAAGATGCTTGCCAGAGATAGTGAGGAAGATTAATGAAAAGCTGAATGCAAGTGTCTCGGAACTGAACAGGATGCCTAAGACTTTGTCCTCGGTTGGTGAAGCCCTCACAACTTTCATGAGCATTGTTGGATCCGCCAAAGAGTCGCTAAACAAGATCATTGTGAGAGGAGAGTATGATGAGTATCTagaagataaaaatatgcaTTGCACTACCAGATTGGTTGAAATGCTCAACCAATACTCAGGTGAACTTCATAATTGCTCTGAAAATGACCTTACAGGGAACTTTCTGATGGATGAGATTCAGGTTTTGGAGGAAGCCAAAGGGATTGAATTGCCAAATTTCCTTCCCCGCACCACCTTCCTTTCTATCCTGCAGAAAAAGGTTGAAAAGGTATCGCACATACCAGTTGCCTTTGTTGAGAAAGTATGGACTTACATTGAAGGTGTGGTCATATCTGTTTTGATGCATCACTCGGAAAACTACCACCAGCTTCAGCTGTCCACTCGACGAGCAGGCCATAATCTCATAGCAAGAATGAAAGAGCATTCTAGAAATTGGGTCACAGAGATTGTTCAAATGGAGAAACTGACAGATTATACAAGCAATCCTGAATACATGAATGACTGGAACAAGCTCATGGCTCAACAGCATGATTTCACGCGTGATGTCCTGGAAAATGGGTACGTTGCTACATTCAAGATTGAAGGTTTGGGAGTGGTTCCAATTGCAGGTCTCAGGGGGTATGAGCAGCATGTTTTGCTTCAAGCTTTCGACTTGAAAATGAGAATGACTGCTTACTGGAAAATTGTTTTGAGGAGGTTGGTTGATTTTATGGCTCTGCATTTGCAGTTCTGTGCTCGAAATCTTGTGAACAAGGAAATGGAAGAGGAGATCGTCCAGGAGCTTGTCGGTAGACATGATGGTGCGATAGAAAGAATGTTAGAGGAATCTCCAGCGGTAGCTGCTAAGCGTGAGAAGCTGAATGTGAGCATCAAGTTGTTAAGGGAGTCCAACAATGTCCTGGCAAACATCATGGACAAAATTGCTTCAAATGTCTAG